Proteins encoded within one genomic window of Ranitomeya variabilis isolate aRanVar5 chromosome 4, aRanVar5.hap1, whole genome shotgun sequence:
- the LOC143770545 gene encoding uncharacterized protein LOC143770545: MRKEQQPYRGFSRRMSEVDGSSPPPSYEDLVPTVEQYEIYYIYNVALHRNYLPPSNQDHGMNTPTSVSVPPTVILDMTSPPDYCELPPPYSIEDPPSQLGPPPPEGLQPPVHPPLPVGPRPPVYLPPSVGPRPLVDSPPPVDYPPRVETPPSYLGDSGQQVRSPPPNAGDSTQQGSNVSFQPGQRSSMTCSVINFILCPLCGIVPLVLSLMIRKGDIITARKYSGLAVLLNILAMTFSIFLYTMLCCIMVPILVGKQSASSSGSSQSSMFISEDVSCC, translated from the exons ATGAGGAAGGAGCAGCAGCCGTATAGGGGGTTCTCCAGGAGAATGTCAGAAGTAGATGGTTCATCCCCACCACCATCGTATGAGGACCTAGTGCCAACGGTCGAGCAGTATGAAATATATTACATCTACAACGTTGCCTTGCACAGGAATTATTTACCTCCATCTAACCAGGATCATGGGATGAATACTCCAACCAGTGTATCTGTGCCACCCACAGTAATTCTAGACATGACCAGTCCTCCAGATTATTGTGAACTGCCTCCACCGTACTCAATAGAAGATCCTCCTTCACAATTAGGACCTCCACCACCAGAAGGACTTCAACCACCAGTACATCCTCCACTACCAGTAGGACCTAGACCACCAGTTTATCTTCCACCATCAGTAGGACCTCGACCACTAGTAGATTCTCCACCACCAGTAGATTATCCACCACGAGTAGAAACTCCACCATCCTATCTTGGAGATTCAGGCCAACAAGTAAGATCTCCACCACCAAATGCTGGAGATTCCACTCAGCAAGGCAGCAATGTATCATTTCAGCCTGGACAGCGCAGCAGCATGACCTGCTCAGTGATTAACTTCATCCTCTGCCCGCTGTGTGGAATTGTTCCTTTGGTGCTGTCTCTGATG ATCCGCAAAGGAGATATCATCACAGCAAGGAAATATTCCGGTTTAGCTGTCTTGCTGAACATACTTGCAATGACCTTTAGTATCTTCCTGTATACAATGTTGTGTTGCATTATGGTTCCCATCTTGGTCGGCAAGCAGAGCGCATCATCTTCTGGATCTTCCCAATCGTCCATGTTCATTTCTGAGGATGTTTCTTGTTGTTAA